The Zerene cesonia ecotype Mississippi chromosome 19, Zerene_cesonia_1.1, whole genome shotgun sequence genome has a window encoding:
- the LOC119834358 gene encoding histidine-rich glycoprotein-like produces MKLLVAFGLLCLVAAVYSIELADDGKDLVAAASGKGHHHEEGGGKEHHGHHHHEHGHKGHKGHKGHHHHHKGDHSDHGKHHHGGHHHEHGGDHKKHWDEHDDHGHHHEHGHHHKGEKHGHHEHHDKGEKTDGYHKKYHKDTFHKDHHFYDGNHDEGKHHKHGHHHGHHEHHDGGHKKGHHHHSGHHGHHHDKHGHHDKHHHDEDHHGHKGHHGHHEHHHHHDDHGKKGGHDGHKHWGFHHGGKH; encoded by the coding sequence ATGAAGTTACTTGTTGCCTTTGGCTTACTCTGCCTTGTGGCAGCAGTATATTCCATCGAATTAGCTGATGATGGGAAGGACCTCGTAGCTGCAGCTAGCGGAAAAGGTCATCACCATGAAGAGGGAGGTGGAAAGGAACATCATGGACACCATCACCATGAACATGGCCACAAAGGACATAAGGGACATAAAGGTCATCACCATCACCACAAAGGCGACCATAGCGATCATGGTAAACACCATCATGGCGGACACCATCACGAACACGGCGGTGATCACAAGAAGCACTGGGACGAGCACGATGATCACGGTCATCACCACGAACATGGTCACCATCATAAGGGTGAGAAACACGGCCACCATGAACACCACGATAAGGGAGAGAAAACCGATGGCTACCACAAGAAATACCACAAAGACACATTCCATAAGGACCACCACTTCTATGACGGCAATCATGATGAAGGCAAGCACCACAAGCATGGTCACCATCACGGACACCACGAGCATCATGATGGCGGCCACAAGAAGGGTCATCATCACCATAGCGGCCATCACGGCCATCACCATGACAAGCACGGCCATCACGACAAGCATCACCACGATGAAGACCATCACGGTCATAAAGGTCATCACGGTCATCAtgagcatcatcatcatcatgatgACCACGGTAAGAAGGGCGGTCATGATGGGCATAAACATTGGGGCTTCCATCATGGTGGGAAACActga
- the LOC119834359 gene encoding histidine-rich glycoprotein-like yields MKLIIALGLLCLAAVYAREIGDDGKDLVAAASGKGHHHEEGGGKEHHGHHHHEHGEKGHKGHKGHHHHHKGEHGDYGKHHHAGHHHEHGGDHKKHWDEHDHHGHHHEHGHHHKGGKHGHKKHHDKGEETDGYHKKYHKDTFHKDHHFYDDHHDEGKHHKHGHHHGHHDKHGGHHKKGGHHDSGHHEHHHGKHGHHDKHHHDEDHHGHKGHHGHEEHHHGHHDHGKKGGHKDHKEWGFHHGKH; encoded by the coding sequence ATGAAGTTGATCATAGCTCTTGGCTTGCTCTGCCTCGCGGCAGTGTATGCGAGGGAGATAGGCGATGACGGCAAAGATCTCGTAGCAGCTGCCAGTGGAAAGGGCCATCACCACGAAGAAGGGGGTGGCAAGGAACATCACGGTCATCACCACCATGAGCACGGCGAAAAGGGACACAAGGGACACAAAGgacaccaccaccaccacaaAGGTGAACACGGTGATTACGGGAAGCATCATCACGCCGGACACCATCATGAACATGGCGGTGATCACAAGAAGCACTGGGACGAGCACGACCATCACGGTCATCACCATGAGCATGGCCACCACCACAAGGGAGGCAAGCACGGTCACAAGAAGCACCACGACAAGGGCGAAGAAACCGACGGCTACCACAAGAAGTACCACAAGGACACCTTCCACAAGGACCACCACTTCTACGATGACCACCACGATGAAGGCAAGCACCATAAGCACGGCCATCACCACGGACATCACGATAAGCACGGAGGTCATCACAAAAAGGGCGGCCATCACGACAGTGGTCACCATGAGCACCATCATGGCAAGCACGGTCATCACGATAAGCATCATCATGATGAAGACCATCACGGTCACAAGGGCCACCACGGTCATGAGGAACATCATCACGGTCACCATGACCACGGCAAGAAGGGCGGCCACAAAGATCATAAGGAGTGGGGCTTCCATCACGGAAAGCACTGA